The proteins below are encoded in one region of Engraulis encrasicolus isolate BLACKSEA-1 chromosome 1, IST_EnEncr_1.0, whole genome shotgun sequence:
- the palm3 gene encoding paralemmin-3, producing MDEAEKYQQRLQAIAEKRRLAEEQERVKREMEDERIRLQQLKRKSLRDQWLMEGPPMSPTSPTTPTSPDSSGGPRSPLWGAQAREIERNIDSLQAEAERLTEEAEKITEDGEPLSPVKDGVTLSNNEGVHILGDSRTEPTAKEAVLQNGQGNGTTDVEDSAPSHLPQVSEVTAVMAVAAAVVEDEKGPNGEVPSADMPALVADAAVEEAVAMATSTALSAAMPTTNGLAGNQLGEEAEGGEGSGGGGGGDGAVTLRFLGLSEAGQGVAGLDVDMDDDGGAIMRAERVIIMEETGDEDEDEEEEEGGGEGVIIKGQAEQQQQQPVSESAPSSVETPADASASESQESREPALQAGAEASTETEKGTEKATEAREEVATKQAGEVSEQRAAAAEPTEQQKAEGTATEEKKEGVEEEKGEEVVREVPGAGAEAAPVSAETPAAVTAESSEAQPQPELPDGAAAVPSEVPVYSPAVQPTPTAAPSTGAESQPPAEGSESKTGEEKEEGGSAAAAAPAPDVSPTPAPATASASVSVPPSSGGPGVVKPSSPSGFQDVPLDDQAINPCPKPPRLADRQAEQEPLLTYKAAAPTEASSSLPRRADAGVGPEAPKQKSCECCTIM from the exons aGGAAGTCTCTGAGAGACCAGTGGTTGATGGAGGGTCCCCCGATGTCCCCCACCTCTCCCACCACCCCCACGTCCCCTGACAGCTCTGGAGGCCCCCGCTCCCCTCTATGGGGCGCCCAGGCCCGCGAGATTGAGCGCAACATCGACAG TTTGCAGGCAGAGGCTGAACGGTTGACGGAAGAGGCAGAGAAGATAACAGAGGACGGCGAGCCCCTGTCACCTGTGAAGGACGGAGTGACACTGAGCAACAACGAG GGTGTCCATATCCTGGGGGACAGCCGGACAG AGCCTACTGCGAAGGAGGCAGTTTTGCAGAATGGACAAGGGAATGGAACAA CGGACGTGGAGGATTCAGCGCCCTCTCACCTCCCTCAGGTTTCCGAGGTGACGGCGGTGATGGCTGTTGCAGCCGCTGTTGTTGAAGATGAGAAGGGTCCTAACGGCGAGGTGCCGTCTGCGGACATGCCCGCTCTCGTGGCCGACGCGGCTGTGGAAGAAGCAGTCGCCATGGCAACCTCGACGGCACTGTCGGCGGCGATGCCCACGACCAATGGCCTGGCCGGCAACCAACTTGGCGAGGAGgcggagggaggagagggcagcggtggtggtggtggtggtgacggtgccGTCACCCTGAGGTTCCTGGGCCTGAGCGAGGCTGGGCAGGGGGTGGCGGGTCTGGACGTGGACATGGATGACGACGGAGGTGCCATCATGCGGGCCGAGAGGGTGATCATTATggaggagacgggagacgaggacgaagacgaggaggaggaggagggaggaggagagggggtcatCATCAAAGGCCAggccgagcagcagcagcagcagcccgtcTCTGAATCAGCCCCGTCGTCCGTGGAGACCCCTGCTGATGCTTCTGCCTCAGAGAGCCAGGAGTCTAGAGAGCCGGCGCTGCAGGCAGGGGCAGAGGCCTCCACAGAGACTGAGAAGGGCACAGAGAAGGCCACGGAGGCTAGAGAAGAGGTGGCCACCAAGCAGGCAGGAGAAGTCTCTGAGCAGAGAGCAGCGGCTGCAGAGCCGACCGAGCAGCAAAAAGCAGAGGGCACGGcaacagaagagaagaaggaaggcgtggaggaggagaaaggggaggaggtggtTCGGGAGGTGCCTGGTGCTGGAGCAGAAGCAGCTCCAGTCTCTGCAGAGACACCAGCAGCAGTAACAGCTGAGTCCTCTGAGGCACAGCCCCAGCCTGAACTCCCAGATGGGGCTGCTGCGGTACCCTCCGAGGTGCCCGTGTACTCCCCCGCTGTACAGCCCACCCCCACAGCAGCACCCTCTACTGGGGCCGAGAGCCAACCGCCGGCAGAGGGCAGCGAATCAAAGacgggggaggagaaagaggagggaggaagcgCAGCGGCTGCTGCTCCCGCCCCCGATGTTTCCCCCACTCCTGCTCCAGCAACCGCCTCCGCCTCTGTCTCCGTCCCTCCTTCCTCGGGCGGCCCGGGGGTCGTGAAGCCCAGCTCCCCCAGTGGCTTCCAGGACGTGCCCTTGGACGACCAAGCCATCAACCCGTGCCCCAAGCCCCCACGCCTGGCCGATAGACAGGCCGAGCAGGAACCCTTGCTGACGTACAAGGCAGCCGCCCCCACAGAGgcatcctcttctcttccacgTCGGGCCGACGCCGGTGTTGGGCCCGAAGCGCCCAAACAGAAGAGCTGCGAGTGTTGTACCATCATGTGA
- the misp3 gene encoding uncharacterized protein misp3: MDMDPYDDNQSDSGVSADFSPSCTGEISGGTPEVSASPEPGQTPTQARTGTVTKPPRTETPIEREIRLIAEREQSLRQARGISVNDKAQEFVEIPIRRPILSSPLPPSRALKDKGVKDRQFAGKKMQHEISVETRREQDLMQLGRVVGTYEKGSVKQLRERKQLFELFQQPKEEYIPITPKQRTPSGSISGLCSPGPRDDDELSSASTFSFPSMAERRQSQELVLSSPRQSPPLPQATSPPPASPTSPPPCVGPGLSEGPSNPMIILEGLQIHPDILADVPAAVPAPATATLEVDYQPPCAVPQEPQEPPEEVEEEDGNLVRDNPFFKLRSSVSVHPEVEQDIRRAQERERELRKQRQRNSLYYRGPPGSAEPLMSPTSPTSPTSPTPPTSLTKECRSPVPSQSSSASIPAQRSFGKTIVITPRSRSDSPQMDPTEVLRSPPARAPRQKTPLVQRWETGMVNGHRDQED; this comes from the exons ATGGACATGGACCCTTACGACGATAACCAGAGCGACAGCGGCGTCTCAGCCGACTTCTCCCCCAGCTGCACGGGGGAGATCTCCGGCGGCACCCCGGAAGTCTCGGCTTCTCCGGAACCGGGCCAGACCCCGACCCAGGCCCGGACCGGGACCGTCACCAAGCCTCCCCGCACGGAGACCCCCATCGAGCGGGAGATCCGTCTGATCGCCGAGCGCGAGCAGAGCCTGCGCCAAGCCCGCGGCATCAGCGTCAATGACAAGGCCCAGGAGTTCGTGGAGATCCCCATCCGACGGCCCATCCTGTCCTCCCCGCTGCCGCCGTCCCGGGCCCTCAAGGACAAGGGCGTCAAGGACCGGCAGTTCGCGGGCAAGAAGATGCAGCACGAGATCAGCGTGGAGACACGGCGCGAGCAGGATCTCATGCAGCTGGGCAGGGTGGTTGGCACCTACGAGAAGGGCTCCGTCAAGCAGCTGCGCGAGAGGAAACAGCTGTTCGAGCTCTTCCAGCAGCCCAAGGAGGAATACATACCCATCACCCCCAAGCAAAGGACCCCTTCCGGGTCGATCAGTGGTCTGTGCAGCCCAGGGCCGAGAGATGACGACGAGTTATCTTCCGCCTCGACGTTCAGCTTTCCTTCGATGGCAGAGCGCAGGCAGAGCCAGGAGCTGGTTCTCTCCTCCCCGCGCCAGAGTCCTCCACTGCCCCAGGCGACCTCCCCGCCTCCAGCCTCTCCCACCTCACCTCCACCCTGTGTGGGCCCAGGCCTGTCGGAAGGCCCCAGCAACCCAATGATCATCCTCGAGGGCCTTCAGATCCACCCAGATATTCTCGCCGACGTCCCCGCAGCCGTGCCAGCGCCGGCTACAGCAACGTTGGAAGTGGACTACCAACCCCCATGTGCTGTGCCCCAAGAGCCCCAAGAACCCCCAGAAGAGGTTGAGGAGGAAGACGGGAACCTGGTGAGGGACAACCCCTTCTTCAAGCTGAGGTCGTCCGTGTCGGTTCACCCGGAGGTGGAGCAGGATATCCGTCGGGCCCAGGAGCGGGAGAGGGAGCTGCgcaagcagaggcagaggaacAGCCTCTACTACCGGGGGCCGCCGGGGTCAGCCGAGCCCCTGATGTCCCCCACGTCTCCCACGTCCCCTAcgtcccccacaccccccacatcCCTCACCAAGGAGTGCAGAAGTCCAGTGCCATCACAGAGCAGCTCAGCTTCAATACCAG ctcagcGCTCATTCGGGAAGACCATAGTCATCACACCTCGAAGCCGGTCAGACTCGCCTCAGATGGACCCAACAGAG